One part of the Quercus lobata isolate SW786 chromosome 7, ValleyOak3.0 Primary Assembly, whole genome shotgun sequence genome encodes these proteins:
- the LOC115951617 gene encoding uncharacterized protein LOC115951617: MDGSDDEQRSDNPKFNERTDMTNVQLVKGMKFPHSKVFRKALREYVIQHHIDIKWKLNEKKKIYVHCKNNCGWRCYALMVTGDCIFEIKTLNPKCTYPLTFQNGQVTSVYVANRCMYRSRKATKGLIIGNEEALYGLLRDYAEMIRRTDVGSKVILQTEIENENAEPKFKRMYIRYNAQKVSFLGGCRPFVGLDECHLKGRFGGKLLSVTAKDENDNIFPVAMDVVEQENKDSWIWFLEQFADDIGEPEDLNLVFISDRQKGLLLTMETPFPIVEHRYCVKHIYNNFKVNHKSMELKSVLWRCASTTSIRDFDRRMEHLKSLDEET, encoded by the exons ATGGATGGTTCTGATGATGAGCAGAGGTCTGACAACCCAAAATTCAATGAGAGGACTGATATGACAAATGTTCAGTTGGTAAAAGGGATGAAGTTTCCACACTCCAAGGTTTTTAGGAAGGCTTTAAGGGAGTATGTGATTCAGCATCACATTGATATCAAGTGGAAGttgaatgagaagaaaaagatttaTGTACATTGTAAGAACAACTGTGGATGGAGGTGTTATGCCTTAATGGTGACTGGAGATTGCATATTTGAAATCAAGACACTTAATCCTAAGTGTACCTACCCcttaacatttcaaaatggGCAAGTTACATCAGTTTATGTGGCAAATAG GTGTATGTATAGATCAAGGAAGGCAACTAAAGGTTTGATCATTGGGAATGAAGAGGCTCTGTATGGCTTACTTAGAGATTATGCAGAAATGATAAGGAGGACAGATGTAGGAAGCAAGGTGATACTGCAAACAGAGATAGAAAATGAGAATGCAGAACCCAAGTTTAAAAGGATGTACATTAGGTACAATGCTCAGAAAGTTAGCTTTCTAGGTGGTTGTAGACCCTTTGTTGGGTTGGATGAATGCCACTTGAAGGGTAGGTTTGGTGGGAAATTATTGTCTGTCACTGCCAAGGATGAAAATGACAATATATTCCCAGTGGCAATGGATGTGGTTGAGCAAGAGAACAAGGACAGCTGGATTTGGTTCTTGGAGCAGTTTGCAGATGACATTGGCGAGCCAGAGGATCTTAATCTAGTATTCATCAGTGACAGGCAGAAG GGCCTTTTGCTTACAATGGAGACTCCATTCCCAATTGTAGAACACAGGTATTGTGTGAAACATATATACAACAACTTCAAAGTTAACCACAAAAGCATGGAGTTGAAGAGTGTATTGTGGAGGTGTGCTAGCACAACATCAATCAGAGATTTTGATAGGAGGATGGAGCATCTTAAGAGTTTGGATGAAGAAACTTGA